One genomic region from Cyanobium usitatum str. Tous encodes:
- a CDS encoding NfeD family protein — MAPVSLLWLLLATGLLLLALAGAEVDGLLPAAVVALVLSVVTAWIPLPPLLQLGLLAGLSGLGVLALRRWSARQRHRSLPPAETATVLSGFNGSDTGRVRWHGQSWSAVNLGSSQALSPGAAVTVLGREGNQLQVLGPG, encoded by the coding sequence ATGGCTCCCGTGTCGCTCCTCTGGCTGCTGCTGGCCACCGGGCTGCTGCTGCTTGCCCTGGCGGGCGCCGAGGTGGATGGGCTATTGCCGGCGGCGGTGGTGGCCCTGGTGTTGTCAGTGGTGACGGCCTGGATACCCCTGCCGCCCCTGCTGCAGCTAGGCCTACTGGCGGGCCTCAGCGGCCTGGGGGTGCTGGCTCTGCGGCGCTGGTCGGCACGGCAGCGGCACCGCAGCCTGCCGCCAGCGGAAACCGCCACGGTGCTCAGTGGCTTCAACGGCAGCGATACGGGTCGGGTTCGCTGGCACGGCCAGAGCTGGAGCGCCGTCAACCTGGGCAGCAGCCAAGCCCTCAGCCCGGGTGCGGCCGTGACCGTGCTGGGCCGAGAGGGCAATCAGCTGCAGGTGCTGGGGCCTGGGTGA
- a CDS encoding SPFH domain-containing protein, translated as MEALLSLPALVLMALLGVSSVKVTSGGQSRLVERLGKYDRQLQPGLSLVLPVLEKVVSHESLKERVLDIPPQQCITRDNVGIEVDAVVYWQLLEHARAYYAVDNLQAAMVNLVLTQIRAEMGKLDLDQTFTTRQEVNEVLMKELDQATDPWGVKVTRVELRDIQPSRGVQQAMEQQMTAEREKRAAILRSEGERDSQVNAARGRAEALLLDAEAQAKQQTLLAQARADAASRLAEAMQANPQAAEAMRLLLAGDWMAMGEQMAQAPGGSVLMVDPQSPAALLTALRGLQQGQG; from the coding sequence GTGGAAGCTCTGCTCTCCCTGCCCGCCTTGGTGCTGATGGCCCTGCTGGGGGTGAGCAGCGTCAAGGTCACCAGCGGCGGCCAGTCGCGCTTGGTGGAGCGCCTTGGCAAGTACGACCGCCAGCTGCAGCCGGGCCTCTCCTTGGTGCTGCCGGTGCTGGAGAAGGTGGTGAGCCACGAATCGCTCAAGGAGCGGGTGCTCGATATTCCGCCCCAGCAGTGCATCACCCGCGACAACGTCGGCATCGAGGTGGATGCGGTTGTGTATTGGCAGCTGCTCGAGCACGCACGCGCCTACTACGCCGTCGACAATCTGCAGGCGGCCATGGTGAACCTGGTGCTCACCCAGATCCGGGCCGAGATGGGCAAGCTCGACCTCGACCAAACCTTCACCACCCGCCAGGAGGTGAATGAGGTGCTGATGAAGGAGCTGGATCAGGCCACCGATCCCTGGGGCGTGAAGGTGACTCGGGTGGAATTGCGCGATATCCAGCCATCCCGTGGCGTGCAGCAGGCGATGGAGCAGCAGATGACAGCTGAGCGGGAGAAGCGGGCGGCCATTTTGCGTTCGGAAGGCGAGCGCGACTCCCAGGTAAATGCGGCCCGGGGCCGGGCTGAAGCCCTGCTGCTGGACGCCGAAGCCCAGGCCAAGCAGCAGACCCTGCTGGCTCAGGCCAGGGCCGATGCGGCCAGTCGGCTGGCCGAGGCGATGCAGGCCAACCCCCAGGCCGCCGAGGCGATGCGTTTGTTGCTGGCCGGCGACTGGATGGCCATGGGCGAGCAGATGGCTCAGGCGCCTGGAGGCAGTGTGCTGATGGTGGACCCCCAGAGCCCTGCTGCCCTACTTACCGCGTTGCGGGGTCTGCAGCAGGGGCAGGGTTGA
- a CDS encoding OsmC family peroxiredoxin → MTTSQSSAVWNGNLMEGSGMMRLGEGGYEGPFTKASRFETGDGTNPEELIGAAHAGYFSMFLSAILSESGFPPVEIRTTAKVHLGEGPAITLIELETEAIVPGCSEKVFLDHADKAKAGCPVSKALSAVPMTMSARLSM, encoded by the coding sequence ATGACAACCAGTCAGTCGTCAGCGGTGTGGAACGGCAATCTGATGGAAGGTTCAGGCATGATGCGGTTGGGTGAGGGCGGCTATGAAGGGCCCTTCACAAAAGCCTCACGGTTTGAAACTGGTGATGGAACAAATCCTGAGGAACTGATCGGCGCGGCGCACGCGGGATATTTTTCAATGTTTTTGTCTGCAATCCTTTCCGAGAGTGGATTTCCGCCAGTAGAGATTCGCACTACTGCAAAAGTGCATCTGGGTGAAGGACCAGCGATCACACTCATCGAACTCGAGACTGAAGCCATCGTTCCCGGTTGCAGTGAAAAGGTCTTTCTTGACCACGCCGATAAGGCAAAGGCCGGCTGTCCGGTGTCCAAAGCCCTGTCCGCAGTTCCCATGACTATGTCCGCCCGTTTGTCGATGTAG
- a CDS encoding cupin domain-containing protein, translating into MAKSVGVLLSLGIALFPPVLAHDSHDRSAQGVMLQTLASGNQLESLGPGVTVQTLTRSDRSWNGALLPPLSATQPEVHVLRMTIPPGVTLKLHKHPVIHAGVLLQGRLRLETKDGATQLLEPGEAVIEVVNNAHRSVSLGPDPAVLIIVFVGPLGQAITLPASH; encoded by the coding sequence ATGGCAAAGTCCGTAGGAGTCTTGCTTTCATTGGGGATCGCGTTGTTTCCGCCGGTGCTGGCCCATGACAGTCATGACCGCTCTGCCCAGGGGGTAATGCTGCAAACCCTGGCAAGTGGCAATCAACTGGAGTCTTTAGGGCCTGGGGTCACGGTGCAAACCCTTACCCGCAGCGATCGGTCCTGGAATGGGGCGCTCCTACCGCCGCTGTCTGCAACCCAGCCGGAGGTGCACGTTCTGCGAATGACGATACCTCCGGGTGTGACGTTGAAGCTTCACAAGCACCCGGTTATTCACGCGGGCGTGCTGTTGCAGGGCAGGTTGCGCCTTGAGACCAAGGACGGTGCCACCCAGCTGCTGGAGCCTGGTGAGGCGGTGATTGAAGTTGTCAATAATGCGCACCGAAGCGTGAGTCTCGGCCCAGATCCTGCGGTGCTAATCATTGTTTTCGTCGGCCCACTAGGTCAGGCCATCACCCTTCCTGCGTCCCACTAA
- a CDS encoding heavy metal-binding domain-containing protein: MLLSTTSSLEGQPIRRYLGLVHGETILGANIFRDILASIRDLIGGRARSYEVTLERAREMALQELGRRARLLGAYAVVGVRVDYEVLGQAGGMLMACAIGTAVQLEYSSDRSLPPPLPPAGSERA, translated from the coding sequence ATGCTGCTCAGCACCACCTCCAGCCTAGAAGGCCAGCCGATACGGCGCTACCTGGGCCTGGTGCACGGCGAAACAATATTGGGAGCCAATATCTTTCGCGACATCCTGGCCTCAATCCGGGACCTAATCGGCGGCCGGGCCCGCTCCTACGAGGTCACGCTGGAGCGGGCCCGAGAGATGGCCCTGCAGGAACTAGGCAGGCGCGCTCGATTGCTGGGAGCCTATGCCGTTGTGGGGGTGCGGGTGGACTACGAGGTGCTGGGACAGGCGGGTGGAATGTTGATGGCCTGCGCAATCGGCACCGCAGTGCAGCTCGAATATTCGTCGGATCGATCCCTACCGCCGCCGCTGCCCCCAGCAGGGTCAGAGAGAGCATGA
- the trmD gene encoding tRNA (guanosine(37)-N1)-methyltransferase TrmD — protein MRLDVVSLAPEAFAPLLGLGVIGRAFAAGIAALHTHNPRDFATDKYRKVDDEPYGGGAGMVLKPEPVFAAVEAIAVLPHRRVLLMSPQGKPLQQSDLRRWASGYDQLVLICGHYEGFDERIRSLADEEVSIGDFVLTGGELPAAVIINGVVRLLPGTVGTQACLEEESHSALLLEHSHYTRPASFRDLEVPAVLRSGDHGAIARWRLEQQQQRTAERRPDLFERWQAQQQLQQ, from the coding sequence ATGCGCCTCGATGTGGTGAGCCTGGCACCGGAGGCCTTTGCGCCACTGCTGGGCCTGGGGGTGATCGGCCGGGCCTTTGCTGCCGGCATCGCCGCGCTCCACACCCACAACCCCCGCGATTTCGCCACCGACAAATACCGCAAGGTCGACGACGAGCCCTATGGCGGCGGCGCCGGCATGGTGCTTAAACCAGAGCCGGTGTTTGCGGCGGTGGAGGCGATAGCGGTGCTGCCGCACCGGCGGGTGCTGCTGATGAGCCCCCAGGGCAAACCCCTGCAACAGAGCGATCTACGCCGCTGGGCCAGCGGCTACGACCAGCTAGTGCTGATCTGCGGCCACTACGAAGGTTTCGATGAACGCATCCGCTCCCTAGCCGATGAGGAGGTATCGATCGGCGACTTTGTGCTCACCGGCGGCGAGCTGCCGGCGGCCGTGATCATCAACGGCGTGGTGCGCCTGCTGCCCGGCACCGTGGGTACCCAGGCCTGCCTGGAGGAGGAGAGCCACAGCGCCCTGCTGCTCGAGCATTCCCACTACACGCGTCCCGCCAGCTTCCGGGACTTGGAGGTGCCGGCGGTGCTGCGCAGCGGTGACCATGGCGCCATCGCCCGCTGGCGCCTTGAGCAGCAGCAGCAGCGCACCGCCGAACGCCGGCCGGATTTATTCGAGCGCTGGCAGGCGCAGCAGCAACTCCAGCAGTAG
- a CDS encoding phycobiliprotein lyase has translation MSDISSSQPPFPPEQIGAFLRLCAGEWMSLRSKFSLGAVMPDDDLDAEDRDDWHSSERGELVVAFLEPEAAGGAGGLRVGPKDGVSQELQFSADGCFLSGNQAGNWQLWPDGSLELVITGDGREVRERIWFTKPNLRLRSTVETNAAGSPGRASFSSEIRRVSRPTVPAS, from the coding sequence ATGAGCGACATCAGCAGCAGCCAACCACCCTTTCCACCCGAGCAAATTGGCGCCTTTCTGCGCCTCTGCGCCGGTGAATGGATGAGCCTGCGCAGCAAGTTCAGCCTGGGCGCGGTGATGCCTGACGATGATCTCGACGCTGAAGACCGCGACGACTGGCACAGCAGCGAGCGCGGCGAACTCGTAGTTGCCTTTTTGGAGCCCGAGGCAGCAGGTGGAGCCGGCGGCTTGAGGGTCGGCCCGAAAGATGGCGTGAGCCAAGAACTGCAGTTCAGCGCCGACGGTTGTTTCCTTAGCGGTAATCAGGCGGGCAACTGGCAGCTATGGCCCGATGGCAGCCTGGAGCTGGTGATCACAGGTGATGGCCGGGAGGTGCGCGAGCGGATCTGGTTCACCAAGCCCAATCTGAGACTGCGCTCCACGGTGGAAACCAACGCTGCTGGCAGCCCCGGCCGGGCCAGCTTCAGCTCCGAGATCCGCCGGGTGAGCCGGCCCACCGTGCCCGCGAGCTGA
- the era gene encoding GTPase Era, whose amino-acid sequence MDFPTTIPALPTSPEGFRSGFVALIGRPNVGKSTLLNQLVGEKVAITSPIAQTTRNRLRAILTTETAQLVLLDTPGIHKPHHLLGERLVQSARGAIGEVDVVLLLVDGSEPAGRGDGFIVELLLHCRAPVHVALNKNDLVDPERAEELAQSYAELVPGWPLHPVSALNGAGTSELVAALAADLPEGPHLYPPDAVSDQPEQLLLAELIREQVLHHTREEIPHSVAVQIERIVDDGPRTAVLATVLVERSSQKGILIGKGGRMLKEIGSGARQQMQKLIDGPVYLELFVKVVPNWRRSAARLSELGYTGS is encoded by the coding sequence ATGGATTTTCCTACGACCATCCCGGCCCTGCCCACGAGCCCTGAAGGCTTTCGCTCCGGCTTCGTGGCCCTGATCGGCCGGCCAAACGTGGGCAAATCCACCCTGCTCAACCAGCTGGTAGGCGAAAAGGTGGCGATCACCTCGCCGATAGCCCAAACCACCCGCAACCGGTTGCGGGCGATCCTCACCACCGAAACAGCCCAGCTGGTGCTGCTAGATACGCCAGGTATCCACAAGCCCCACCATCTGCTGGGGGAGCGACTGGTGCAGAGCGCCCGAGGCGCCATCGGTGAAGTGGATGTGGTGCTGCTGCTCGTTGATGGCAGCGAGCCCGCTGGCCGAGGCGATGGCTTCATCGTGGAGCTGCTGCTGCACTGCCGCGCGCCGGTGCACGTAGCCCTGAACAAAAACGACCTGGTGGATCCGGAGCGGGCCGAGGAACTGGCCCAGAGCTACGCCGAGCTGGTGCCGGGCTGGCCCCTGCATCCGGTGAGCGCCTTGAACGGCGCGGGCACCAGTGAGTTGGTGGCAGCTCTGGCCGCCGACCTACCGGAGGGCCCCCACCTATACCCACCGGATGCGGTGAGCGATCAGCCCGAGCAGTTGCTGCTGGCGGAATTGATTCGCGAGCAAGTATTGCACCACACCCGCGAGGAGATTCCCCACTCGGTGGCGGTGCAGATCGAGCGCATCGTCGACGACGGGCCGCGCACTGCAGTGCTGGCCACGGTGCTGGTGGAACGCAGCAGCCAGAAGGGAATCCTGATCGGCAAAGGGGGCCGCATGCTTAAGGAGATCGGCAGCGGCGCCCGTCAGCAGATGCAGAAATTGATCGACGGGCCGGTGTATCTGGAGCTGTTCGTGAAGGTGGTGCCCAACTGGCGCCGCAGCGCCGCGCGCTTGAGCGAACTGGGCTACACGGGCAGCTGA
- a CDS encoding alpha/beta hydrolase family protein → MNRPLPSRALRVLATAIGAAALLAPAPARAIETINLRLPLLETNFSIRVAELRSPEALIAGDSDLAELDRATRGEIGRRLKAVLSSNLPLEVKAVIRQAQGSPLLDQVLLLVGALGDIDGLPDPIDPAQFEQAMERSAAKGGISLLDVIEQLPGQSVTVELGRLGFSIQRFRDQRRSAEKLIASLPAVGSAGPLQEVGPLSVARQELNIAVGHRPEPLALVVVEPMGSGAAPNRLVVISHGLWDDPSNFEGWAAHLASHGYTVVLPRHPGSDQSQQRAMLAGKQAPPSPSELALRPRDVSAVIDAAAQGRLALRRPVNTQAVLVAGHSWGATTALQLAGARPITTKLQQLCDEVRDPSRNLSWVLQCNFVGSADSAALVDPRVTAAIAVSPPMRLLFDVDSAGSMKAKVLVISGSRDWVVPPGPEAIEPMARATRGGASGHRLVLAENADHFNLRSPRGEAGGPLRALLLAWFNAATGSSPANPPELPLAGWGSPTHPLREVTAVLPTPPAQP, encoded by the coding sequence ATGAATCGCCCATTGCCATCCCGGGCGTTACGCGTTCTGGCCACGGCAATCGGTGCCGCCGCTCTGCTGGCTCCAGCGCCGGCCAGGGCAATTGAAACCATCAATTTGCGGCTGCCCCTGCTCGAGACAAATTTCAGCATCAGGGTCGCTGAATTGCGCAGTCCCGAGGCCTTGATTGCCGGCGACAGCGACCTAGCCGAGCTCGACCGTGCCACCCGAGGCGAGATCGGCCGCAGGCTCAAGGCTGTGTTGAGCTCCAACCTGCCCCTTGAGGTCAAGGCGGTTATCCGGCAGGCCCAGGGATCGCCGCTACTTGATCAGGTGCTGCTGTTGGTGGGGGCCCTAGGCGACATCGATGGCCTGCCTGATCCCATCGATCCAGCTCAGTTTGAGCAAGCGATGGAGCGCTCTGCCGCTAAGGGGGGTATCAGCTTGTTGGATGTGATCGAGCAGCTACCAGGCCAGAGCGTCACGGTGGAGCTGGGCCGTTTGGGATTTTCAATTCAGCGCTTTCGTGACCAACGGCGCTCGGCAGAAAAGCTGATTGCCTCCCTGCCGGCGGTGGGCAGTGCTGGACCACTGCAGGAGGTAGGGCCGCTGTCTGTTGCCCGGCAGGAACTAAACATCGCCGTTGGCCATCGCCCGGAGCCGTTGGCTCTGGTGGTAGTCGAGCCAATGGGATCTGGCGCGGCGCCGAATCGACTGGTGGTGATTTCCCACGGGCTGTGGGATGACCCCAGCAACTTCGAGGGCTGGGCAGCCCACCTGGCTAGCCATGGCTACACCGTGGTGCTGCCCCGCCACCCAGGCAGCGATCAAAGCCAGCAGCGGGCCATGCTGGCCGGCAAGCAGGCCCCTCCCAGTCCCTCTGAGCTGGCCCTGCGTCCTAGAGATGTGTCGGCGGTGATCGATGCCGCCGCCCAGGGCCGGCTGGCTTTGCGCCGACCGGTGAACACCCAGGCGGTGCTGGTGGCAGGCCATTCCTGGGGGGCGACCACGGCGCTGCAGCTGGCTGGGGCCCGGCCCATCACCACCAAACTTCAGCAGCTTTGCGATGAGGTGCGCGACCCCTCCCGCAATCTCAGCTGGGTGTTGCAGTGCAACTTCGTTGGTTCGGCGGATAGCGCCGCTCTGGTCGACCCCCGCGTGACTGCTGCCATTGCGGTGAGTCCGCCGATGCGCTTGCTATTTGATGTCGATTCCGCCGGCAGCATGAAGGCGAAGGTGCTTGTGATCAGCGGCAGCCGCGACTGGGTGGTGCCGCCCGGGCCCGAGGCGATCGAGCCCATGGCCAGGGCCACCCGGGGCGGCGCCAGTGGCCATCGCTTGGTGTTGGCTGAGAACGCCGATCACTTCAATTTGCGTTCGCCCAGGGGCGAGGCCGGGGGCCCCTTGCGGGCCCTGCTGCTGGCTTGGTTTAACGCCGCTACCGGCTCAAGCCCAGCTAACCCGCCTGAATTGCCGCTTGCTGGTTGGGGCAGCCCAACCCATCCGCTGCGGGAAGTGACAGCGGTATTGCCCACGCCACCGGCTCAGCCATAA
- a CDS encoding Bax inhibitor-1/YccA family protein: MPASSNFQQAIREAQSSALVGPNVVNKALPYVGGGMVLTAGGVMGGLALMASSPALFMPLFWVALIGNFILFFVAQNVALKGNNNTALPLLTAYSLLTGFTLSGIVAYAVSAAGVGAIGTATLATGITFVVASVVGRRMSDNIGQALSGVVGLGILGLLIAMVVQIIGGIFAPGVFSGGTFELLIAGFGTVLFVGAAFVDFYTMPRTYSDDQYLAGALGMYLTYINLFIFILRLIIALQGGGRRD; this comes from the coding sequence ATGCCGGCCAGCAGCAATTTTCAACAGGCCATTCGTGAGGCCCAATCGAGCGCCCTAGTTGGCCCCAATGTGGTCAACAAGGCCCTGCCCTATGTGGGCGGCGGCATGGTGCTCACCGCCGGTGGGGTGATGGGAGGCCTGGCCCTGATGGCCAGCAGCCCAGCCCTGTTCATGCCCCTGTTCTGGGTGGCCCTGATCGGCAACTTCATCCTGTTCTTCGTGGCCCAGAATGTGGCCCTGAAGGGCAACAACAACACTGCTCTGCCGCTGCTGACGGCCTACAGCCTGCTCACCGGCTTTACCCTCAGCGGCATCGTTGCCTACGCCGTAAGCGCCGCTGGTGTCGGCGCCATCGGCACAGCCACCCTGGCTACGGGCATCACTTTTGTGGTGGCCTCAGTGGTGGGCCGCCGCATGAGCGACAACATCGGCCAAGCGCTGAGCGGCGTAGTGGGTCTGGGCATCCTCGGCCTGCTGATCGCCATGGTCGTGCAGATCATCGGTGGAATTTTTGCCCCAGGCGTGTTCAGCGGCGGCACGTTTGAACTGCTGATTGCAGGTTTCGGCACGGTGCTGTTCGTGGGAGCAGCCTTTGTCGACTTCTACACAATGCCCCGCACCTACAGCGACGACCAATACTTGGCCGGCGCCTTGGGGATGTATCTCACCTACATCAACCTGTTTATCTTCATCCTGCGCTTGATCATTGCCCTGCAGGGCGGTGGTCGCCGCGACTGA
- a CDS encoding FUSC family protein produces the protein MNKAERLRIPAEIAIAALVAYMLGYWFTNLFPGYLPKIGGLWSAISAIVVTQATRRETTSSASLRIVGSAIGAGTSAIYLTLLPFHPLGMAVAIFATVALCAAINVPSHGRLAAITVIVVMVTGSLDPKLSPGLNALLRLAESCIGTGVAVLAAGLWPSSNHQAGDKS, from the coding sequence ATGAACAAAGCAGAGCGTCTGCGCATCCCCGCAGAAATCGCCATAGCGGCTTTGGTGGCTTACATGCTCGGCTATTGGTTCACGAATCTATTCCCGGGCTACCTACCCAAGATCGGCGGGCTTTGGTCGGCGATCTCCGCGATCGTGGTAACCCAGGCCACCCGCAGGGAGACAACCTCCTCAGCCTCGCTGCGAATTGTGGGTTCAGCCATCGGCGCCGGCACCAGTGCCATCTACCTGACGCTGCTGCCCTTTCACCCTCTGGGCATGGCCGTGGCAATCTTCGCCACAGTTGCGCTCTGCGCAGCGATCAATGTGCCCAGCCATGGCCGCCTGGCAGCTATCACCGTGATCGTTGTGATGGTCACCGGCAGCCTGGATCCAAAGCTGAGCCCGGGGCTAAATGCCCTGCTGCGCTTGGCTGAATCATGCATCGGCACCGGCGTTGCGGTGCTCGCGGCGGGGCTCTGGCCCAGCTCAAACCACCAGGCTGGTGACAAGTCCTGA
- a CDS encoding PhoH family protein: MSFRPVAEPKGPTSFAIPLPNPAAALALAGDAESSTLRHLEALTGASLVLRGLDLVIQAPPSQLERAAALVELLRPLWQEGQAITQVDVRVALQALDTGRSAEHQQLGRQVLARSQSGKLLRPRTLRQQTYVEAMERHDLTIALGPAGTGKTFLAAVQAVRMLTERKVERLVLTRPAVEAGERLGFLPGDLQQKVDPYLRPLYDALHALLGAERTGALLEKGVIEVAPLAYMRGRTLADAFVILDEAQNTTTTQMRMVLTRLGEHSRMVVTGDPTQVDLPYGVKSGLQEAAQVLQGVEGVAICELTAADVVRHPLVQRLVEAYADRDATKLAPAVKRRFDSQCSEPEP, translated from the coding sequence TTGAGCTTTCGCCCTGTGGCAGAGCCAAAGGGGCCTACAAGCTTTGCCATTCCCCTGCCCAATCCTGCCGCGGCTCTAGCCCTGGCAGGTGATGCCGAATCATCCACCCTGCGTCATCTCGAAGCCCTCACCGGAGCTTCGTTGGTGCTGCGGGGGCTGGATTTGGTCATTCAGGCTCCCCCCAGCCAACTGGAGCGGGCGGCGGCGTTGGTGGAATTGCTTCGCCCCCTGTGGCAGGAAGGCCAAGCCATTACCCAAGTGGATGTGCGGGTAGCCCTGCAGGCCCTCGACACCGGCAGGAGCGCGGAGCATCAGCAACTGGGCCGCCAAGTGCTGGCCCGCAGCCAGAGTGGCAAGTTGCTGCGCCCGCGCACCCTGCGCCAGCAGACCTACGTGGAAGCTATGGAGCGCCACGACCTCACCATTGCCCTCGGCCCGGCGGGCACGGGCAAAACCTTTCTGGCCGCCGTTCAGGCGGTGCGCATGCTCACCGAGCGCAAGGTCGAGCGGTTGGTGCTCACCCGCCCGGCGGTGGAGGCGGGCGAACGGCTCGGTTTTTTGCCGGGCGATCTGCAGCAGAAAGTTGATCCCTACCTGCGCCCCCTCTACGACGCCCTGCACGCCCTACTTGGCGCCGAGCGCACCGGTGCCCTGCTGGAAAAAGGGGTGATTGAAGTGGCGCCTCTGGCTTACATGCGCGGCCGCACCCTGGCCGACGCCTTTGTGATCCTCGACGAAGCCCAAAACACCACCACCACCCAGATGCGGATGGTGCTGACCCGGCTGGGGGAACACTCCCGCATGGTGGTAACCGGCGATCCCACCCAGGTGGACCTGCCCTATGGGGTGAAGAGCGGCCTTCAGGAAGCTGCCCAGGTGCTGCAAGGGGTGGAGGGGGTGGCGATCTGCGAGCTCACCGCGGCTGACGTGGTGCGCCACCCGTTAGTGCAGCGGCTGGTGGAGGCCTATGCCGATCGTGATGCCACCAAGCTGGCGCCTGCCGTTAAAAGGCGATTCGATAGCCAGTGCAGTGAGCCTGAACCATGA